A window of Mustela erminea isolate mMusErm1 chromosome 19, mMusErm1.Pri, whole genome shotgun sequence genomic DNA:
TGATGTAAACAGCCCTTTCGTGATGTGGTGGTTAAGGTGTGTTGGGATGGGAAGCATTCTGTCGTCCTAGAATTAGGGCTCAGTCTTTTAGATGCCTTTGCCTCTGGAGTATGAATAATATCACAAGTTTCTCAGCCTAtacccatccctcctcccctctcagagGAACAGGATGGCTGGAAGCAACTGGACTTGGAGGCAGTAGTTTgtactttttcctctcttattGGTCCAAGAAGAGCTGGTTTTACAACCTGTTTAGCTTTCAACTTGTTAGTTCGAAGTTGTGCTTTGCAAGCCTCTTACATGAGGAGCTGGAAATCAGAAGtctgattgttttttgttttctgtggttttttttttttaatatttgattttaagaatacattttaaaaatttataacttcacaaaaaattttactttattgagatacaatttatatattgtaaaattcacccattttaagtgtattatTCAGTGGCAAATTTTGACAAATTTAACAAGTTGTATAGCCATCACTATATtctagttttagaatatttttgtcaaCTTAATAAAACTTTTCATGTCCATTTACAGTTAATCCCTATTCTCACCTCCACCCCAGCTAACTACTAGCTTACCTTCCATCTGTAGTTTATCTTCTGTCATCTTAGACATTTCTAATAATAAAAGTACATTCATCCAGTGAATAACTGTGGAGTTTAATGTGGTATATGGTATGAATTTATCCTACAAATAAacctttgattttattaatttcaaattataaGATTTCCTGAattctaattattaaatatttctgtatagcccttactgtgggggcacctgggtggctcaattggttatgtatctgcttttggctccagtcatgatcccagagttctgggattgagccccacatcaggctccttcctcagccaggtagccggcttctccctctccctctacctgctactctgtctgcttgtgagctctctctctctgtcaaataaataaataaaatttattttttttaaaaaagcccttGCTACGTTAAAATTACAATAAGACACTAAAAAGTTATTGTCTCAGCCATCAGCATTGTTACTATGTGTTTGAGAAGTGTTGGTGGTATTATCATTATTGATAATGACTGCACAGAAGCTTCATTTTTCCAGCATAGGAAAACAAATACTTGATTTCTTGATGTCTTTCAGACTCAGGGTCTAAATGTGAGACCAAGAAGTTACTTCCAAATCTATGCAACAAATCTGGGCAAAGCATCTATCAGAAACCAGTTTCTGCTTCACAGAAGGTTCCCACTGGAAAGAGGGGCTGCAAGAGGAGTTCAGTTCTGATAAAACCCAGGAAGGTACATTCAGggaagaaatctttaaaatgtaatgacTGTGGGAAAACCTTTGGTCAAAGCTTATCTCTTAAACTTCATCAGAAATctcatactggagagaagcctTATGAATGCAGTAATTGTAGAAAAGCTTTCAGACAGATTTCATCCCTCATTCTTCATCAGAAAATTcacaatggaaggaaaagttaTGAATGTGGTAAATGTGGAGAAAGCTTCATTCAGAGAACATCCCTTATTCTACATGTGAAAGTTCATAATGGGAAGGAAATCTCTGACTGTGGGAAGGCCTTGAGTCAGTGCCCACCTCTCAGTGTGGGccagaaaattaattttgttgaGAACATCCACCAGTGTGGAAAGTGTGGAAAAGATTTCATTCGAATGTCATCCCTGTTACTTCATAAGAAAATTcacagtggaaagaaaagatataaatgcAATAAATGTGGGAGAGGCTTCAATAAGAAATCAGCCCTTGTTATACATAAAAGAAATCATACTGGAGAGAAGACCCATGAAAGTGAGAAGACCTTAAGTCAGAGTCCACAGCAGAAAAGTCACCATTTAGAGAATCCTTATAAATGCAGAGTGTGTGGAAAATCCTTTAATAGAATTTCATCCATTATGcttcatcagagaattcatatgTCAAAGAAAACCTACAAATGTGATAAATGCGAGAAGGTCTTCAGGAGGTTTTCAACCCTTATTCTACATCTAAGAATTCATAATGGAGAGAAATTGTACAGATGTAGTAAATGTGAGAAGGTCTGTAATCGGCATTCATCCCTTATTCAACATCAGAAAGTTCatacaaggaaaaagaaactgtttgaatgtaaggaatgtggaaagATGTTTTCTGGAACTGCCAACCTTAAAATACATCAGAACATTCATTCTGAAGAGAAACCTTTCAAATGCAATAAATGCAGTAAGGTTTTTGGCCGACAGTCATTTCTTATtgaacatcagagaattcatactggagaaaaaccctatCAGTGTGaggaatgtggaaaagccttcagtCACCGAATATCTCTTACTCGACATAAGAGAATTCATACTGAAGATAGACCATATGAATGTGATcagtgtgggaaggccttcagtCAGAGTGCACACCTTGCCCAACATGAAagaattcacactggagaaaaaccatATACATGCAAAacatgtgggaaggcctttagtCAACGGACATCCCTTATTCTGCATGAAAGAagtcatactggagagaaaccgtatgaatgtaatgaatgtgggaaggcctttagcAGTGGTTCGGATCTTATTCGGCATCAGAGAAGTCATTCTTCAGAGAAACCATATGAATGCAGTAAATGTGGGAAGGCATATAGTCGGAGTTCATCCCTGATTCGacatcagaatacacattctgaAGAAAAAGCttaagtttgttttaaatatgtgaaaGCATAGAATGAGGCTATCAAAGTAGCAGAGACCAAGGCATTGGAAAATGCACTTGTCTGTTAcataagttttatataaatgggacCGTTTGATGATGTGTCCCACTTTGAAAGCCGAAGAGCAGAAGTCATTGGAGACTTTGACCAGATAATTTGTGATCACCTGAGTCAGTGACCTTATCATAGGTCCTAATTTCAAAGTAGCAAACTCATATGATTTGATCagtcatttttaatgaatacCACACTTCATGTGATAAGAATTACTgatattttatttccagtgtaATTTAAAGCTGTTTCATTAGTCACACACAACAAAGTAGAACTACAGAGTCCATATTTGTGGATGGGGCTTTGAGCCTGATTTAAGGTCACATGAAGAATGAGTTTAAGTTTGTCTCTTAGGACTGGAACTATCACATGTAAGAGATTTCCTGGGCAAACCAGAGTGCTACTTCCAGCTGGCAGAAAATTATGGGTGAGAAAAGAGTGAGTCTTCAGGTGGTTAAAGATAGTCCTCATAATTGTGTGGATCAGTTGAGTCATTGCCATATTGTCTCCGAATGAAGATGTAATATTCATCGTGTGAAAAATCTGACAAGCCTGAGACAAActgatgggaaaaaagaaagcagagaaatgagaaGTTAAAAGCAGGGAGAAattatttgttactgttttactaaaaataaatttgtctatatttatataaataaacattggTATTTTCCTGTAAGAACCCTGGTGTGTAATAAGTGATTGGTGGAAAATGAGATGCCATTCCTTGAATATGTCTTCtcaaaatgcatatgttgaaccCCTAACCTCTAATGTGATGGTACTTTGAAATGGGACCTTTGGGAGATATTTAGGGAATAGATGAGGTTATGCGGGTGCATCATGATAGGattagtgtctttttaaaaaaggatgccAGAGATCTTGCTCTTTCTAGTTTATGAAGATAACTGCAAGAAGATGGCTGTGTATAAGCCAGGAAGGTAGTCCTCACTACATCCAACCATGTGACATCCTGACCTCGGACTTTTAGCCtccaaaactaaacaaataagtttcttttgtttaagtcacctcctctgtggtattttgttatagcatctGGAATGGCTAATACATCGGGGGAAACCCTGGATTTATGTACCAGGCTCTCTTCCTATCTGCTAATCACCATATATGATAACTATCAGTCTCTGTTTCCAGCTTGTGCAAAGTAtgtgagaaataaaatcagattttttgttACTGGGCTGTATATACTTGCACTCTTCTgcaaaagccatttttaaaaccaCCCATATCCTGTTAAGGTAACTGTGGAATGCATGACCACATGGCTTTAGGTCACTCTGATTTTGACCACAACTGAGAAAATAACATCCAGATTTGCAGAGGGTAAGCATGCATACAGAGTAACAGTAAATTTTCACTTACACTTGTCATAGTTATTCTGTAAAATCAGCATAAAATATCTCTGATATTTGGAGCAAATAGGTGAGCAGATAATAAAGGTTCATGGAGAGGCATGTctattcttcctccccttccatGCCCTTCCCtttgtttaattcttttgttGGTCTGCCATAGGGATTGATTCCAAATCATTGGTCACAAACCTAGTAAACTGTTAAGACAGTGTTCTTGCTTATAGACACTTAGAATTTATAAGGAAATAGAGCATATTAGAATGTGGAAACATACCCGGTACACAGGTAATCTAGAGAAGATGGTGAACTCCAAGGTGAATAGAGGACAGGGGGACATGGTCCCTTGGAGATAGTGACTATATTAAAGGAAGAATAGGACATTAAAGTTGGCAAGGCACACAAAAATTGGAAGGCTGCTGAGGGCAAAGAGAAAGTACAGATGCAGAAAATAGTCACAGAAGGTTGTAGAGTATTAAAGGAATTACAAATTTCGGTATTTAGTACAGTGACTGGCACACAGGAAGTGGTTAGTACTTATTAAATATTGAGTTAAAAATGGATTAATGAAAATAGTATATCCTGATTTCCTCTGAGATGTAATTGACAGGGAACACTTAAACCTGGAGGTGACCCAGGTTTATTGAGATAAACCCTTGGGAAAACAGGCTCCCATTTTAAGGAATCACTAGTAATGTTTGAAGACTGCTAAACTCTGGGTAACCATAGCAAGAGCCAAACTTAAACCTAGCCCACTTCCTGTCTATATTAAtgacactcccccccccccccccccccccccccgccacacacaagAGGCTTAACAGAAGAAATGACACAACCATTTCTAGGAAgtctattttcctctttctgctgtCCTGTACAAGATTCCTGGCTTGGGgcttgg
This region includes:
- the ZNF667 gene encoding zinc finger protein 667 isoform X1: MRTLKGEERMPAARGKSRSKVPVTFGDLAIYFSQEEWEWLSPIQKDLYEDVMLENYQNLVSVGLSFRRPNVITLLEKGRAPWMVEPVRKRRGVDSGSKCETKKLLPNLCNKSGQSIYQKPVSASQKVPTGKRGCKRSSVLIKPRKVHSGKKSLKCNDCGKTFGQSLSLKLHQKSHTGEKPYECSNCRKAFRQISSLILHQKIHNGRKSYECGKCGESFIQRTSLILHVKVHNGKEISDCGKALSQCPPLSVGQKINFVENIHQCGKCGKDFIRMSSLLLHKKIHSGKKRYKCNKCGRGFNKKSALVIHKRNHTGEKTHESEKTLSQSPQQKSHHLENPYKCRVCGKSFNRISSIMLHQRIHMSKKTYKCDKCEKVFRRFSTLILHLRIHNGEKLYRCSKCEKVCNRHSSLIQHQKVHTRKKKLFECKECGKMFSGTANLKIHQNIHSEEKPFKCNKCSKVFGRQSFLIEHQRIHTGEKPYQCEECGKAFSHRISLTRHKRIHTEDRPYECDQCGKAFSQSAHLAQHERIHTGEKPYTCKTCGKAFSQRTSLILHERSHTGEKPYECNECGKAFSSGSDLIRHQRSHSSEKPYECSKCGKAYSRSSSLIRHQNTHSEEKA
- the ZNF667 gene encoding zinc finger protein 667 isoform X2 produces the protein MVEPVRKRRGVDSGSKCETKKLLPNLCNKSGQSIYQKPVSASQKVPTGKRGCKRSSVLIKPRKVHSGKKSLKCNDCGKTFGQSLSLKLHQKSHTGEKPYECSNCRKAFRQISSLILHQKIHNGRKSYECGKCGESFIQRTSLILHVKVHNGKEISDCGKALSQCPPLSVGQKINFVENIHQCGKCGKDFIRMSSLLLHKKIHSGKKRYKCNKCGRGFNKKSALVIHKRNHTGEKTHESEKTLSQSPQQKSHHLENPYKCRVCGKSFNRISSIMLHQRIHMSKKTYKCDKCEKVFRRFSTLILHLRIHNGEKLYRCSKCEKVCNRHSSLIQHQKVHTRKKKLFECKECGKMFSGTANLKIHQNIHSEEKPFKCNKCSKVFGRQSFLIEHQRIHTGEKPYQCEECGKAFSHRISLTRHKRIHTEDRPYECDQCGKAFSQSAHLAQHERIHTGEKPYTCKTCGKAFSQRTSLILHERSHTGEKPYECNECGKAFSSGSDLIRHQRSHSSEKPYECSKCGKAYSRSSSLIRHQNTHSEEKA